The Quercus robur chromosome 3, dhQueRobu3.1, whole genome shotgun sequence DNA segment TGTTTTATGCAGATTCTTAGTCCTTGAAAACgtattttctgtttttggtcCTGTTTGTTTTTCAGTCTCctcaccaccccccccccccccctcttcccccctccccctcttttggtctttttttgAAGATACTCTATCTTGGAATAAGTTCACTATAGTACatatttctttttcagtttGGTTTATACCCCATTAAGCGAAAGAACAATTGGAGCAGCTAATTTAACCACAACTTAATTCCTTTCTGGTatgatttgtcatatttatgCCTACAACCAAAGCATAAATATCAGTGTTGATAAAAGTATCAAGTGCACTAAAGTGCGAAGGCCTCTTGGAGGCTAGGCGCCAAGCGCAAACACCTGATTGAAGGAAAACATACATTTTTCAAATATGACTTCTAATAACCTCTAATAGAAATATTCatcttataataaaaattaaataaaaactcaaaaactttATATTTTACCTATTTGGTAAGTGCAATTGTATAATATCTGTAAGTTTAGAAGACATAGAAATATACATTTCTCGAGTTTTGTGCCACATTGTCTACTTTGGGTTTTATGGCGGGGACGGAATGCTAGACGCTTTGAGGACTTTGAACAATTGATCCTTGATATAAAGTCCTTTTTCTTTCATACTCTCCTTGAATGGAACTTAGTCTTACCTTCCTTCTCTTCTATATCCCTCCTTGTTCTAGTTGATCATTTTAATTTGGGTCCTTAAATTTTGCCACTGAAGTACATTTCCAGTGTACTTGGGTTGGCTattctttaataaaaagttcttatgttatttgtcaaaaaagaaaaaagaaaaatgtataatATAGGAAATTGAAGTCATAGAAAGTTTCAACataacattttatgtaattctCTTGTgctttataaaaatacataactGTGATAGTTATGATCAAATGAGGAATATGGTTTAATCAACATACATCTAAAAGGCAAAGACCAAATATTACAAGAATAGTAATTAACTTGGCTTATATCTTTTgacatgtaaataaaaaataaaatttattgtgtaatATAATATAACACCTTAAGAATAGTGTTTGTCCATGTCATAACCTTCAAGATCGAGCAATTAATTTTAAcgattcatatatatatttctttagcaataatataaaaaagagtgCCTAGGTATGCTATGTTCTTCTTCAAAAAGCGCCAAAAGGTGCACTTCATTAAATGAGCTTCACTTTGGCCAAGTGAAGCGCTTAGACTTTGGGGCTTCAAGCATTGAGTTTTAAAAGCACCTAAGTGTGCTTTTAAGAACACTGATAAGTATGCAATTCTCAGTACTTTTTCTTTGCTGGTTTACTAGGgcattatttatatatagtaaaCATTTTCATAAGGTAGAGGCATTATTATTGAATTGTTATGGGAATTTTCAAACCATATGTCTCTAAATGCGCACATTCCAACCCTTttgtaccttttcttttatttgtttgccAAACTTCTGTTAGGAGCTTCAAACTCAATGTTCTAGTACACGACTTTTTGTTgctttcttacaaaatttaaataactgTGGAAAAGAGTCTTTTGTCAAAAGCAGTATAGATTATGAAATTATCTATCATGATTTCAGTGTAGCAGGGGAAGACAATTCCCAAGTACAAAGATGCATTTAATCCCTGGAAGTTCTTGATGAGCAAGGTAATCATACCAAAATTCatcaagaacactctcaagtaACAATTATCAAGCCTTATTTTCTCTGGTTATCACAAAACACCTTCCAAGTTTTGatagtgtgtgtttggtatctgcttatttagctttttgataaaagtgtgctaaagtatacttgtactttgaaaaagtgagaaaaactCTGGTTTTAACGTACATAAAAGCGTAAGGCTAAAAGCTTGTTGAATAAGCTGGAGGCAAACAGGCTATTAAATTGGTAGCAGTGTTTTGTATTATGATCTTAGAACTGAACATGTAAGTTTAACACTCTTGGGATGGGCGCTTTTTCTTTCATGGAATTGTATTTGACTGTCCATCAATAATGAATAATCCTGGTCCAACGTTACTGTAGTTTGACTATGTATCTGAGTGTGTTATTTCACTTCATTTTATTCAAGCAAGTTATTTTAAATGTTCTGCTGTCTGTGTGGCTTGATTGATCTTGTCAGCCAAAGTTTTATTTATACATGTCATCAATATCAGCCTAGAGCTCTTTGGATCTGGTCATAGATTGTGTAGTTTTTCACTCCTCCATTTGATTGGTAATTTCTAACAAGAGTACTGACATATGCTGTAGTTATCCATATGAAGAAGCCTCTAAATAAACGGTGCCACATGGGGACTTACTGGGTCATTCCAACTGCGACTCTCCACACATTGTATGTCGCTGCTTTAGTTGGATTCACTGGGGCTATTCGGCACATAGAGTTCAGGTTTGATGAACTCAAAGACCTGTGGTGGGGGATACTTTTCTCAGCCTCTTCCATTGGTATCCTTTTTCTCTAGGTTCTATACAAggcttcattattttttttatttgctctATGTACATTGGCCATATATATTCTATAGACACAGTTGGACagtcctttttgtttttgtttattttttttgttttcctctttgtttttaatttggaaacattgtttagtgtttatggtttttgaagTTCTCTAGCTACTTAAAACATATTCCACcgcatccccccccccccccgggtgACCCCTTTTATTGGTAATTACACACTCACCTGGTGGGTCTTGAACCACAATCTCTCCCTCCATCTTGCTCTTACAAGGGGAAAACATgacatttgagctagagctcattggaaGTTTAAGAACATATAACCTAGAGTAGTAGTCACAGCTTATTGGAAAACATTCTGATGACTTAAAAATTGTTGCGCATAGGTTTTTACGATAAAAGGAAGCTGACAATTGATGTTGGTGACTAAATTCTTGAGTGTCTATGTGCAAATTAAAGTACTTAAGATGTCCAATTAGGAATTAGTAATAATGCTTTTGGCATGGACTCTTGTAGCATCAGTCATCTTGCCATGATTCCACTTAACTGCAAAAACAGCCACcccaaagagaagaaaaaaggagGGAGGGGGCACCATAGGCAGTGGGTTTTTGCTGCTTCTCTAGCCATTAGGGAGTTCAGTTAACATCTGCATCTATAACACAATGGAAGAACAAACAATGGTCTGGGAACTTTCATTGAGAAAGTCATAATAAACTGAAATAGTTTATTGTGTCTTGGATCTCTTTCTTCGATATCTATCGTATACATCCTAAGTACTAATGCTACACCCTTCCTAATTTTGTAATAAAACAtacagaaaaataatttaatcaaaatgaCTCACCTTCTTTTTGGAATTAATTTGTGCTCTTTTCCACTTCCAGGAGTATGGGTTACTGCTTACATTTTGAATGAAATTCATGATGAAATATCATGGCTTCAAATTGCCTCCAGATTTCTCCTTTTAATTATGGTATGCCATATGATTGGTTTGTGtctcattttctttattcaCCTTCGCCATCATTAGTTGATTGAGATTTAAGTTCTAACCGTCTTCAGCTCATGTATTCTTGCTAACATTTCTCAGGTATATTCTACAGGCAAGTATTCTAGTACAGGCTCTTTTCTCTTTATCAAGTTCACAGCCTTTACTCACTCAAATCAGTTTAAGGAGAAAGGCACCTCAAGAATTTGAGACAATGGGCCAGGCTCTTGGTATACCTGATAGTGGACTACTATTGCAGACGGAAGCAGTTCAAGTCATAGATCCCAATGAACCATTGGATAAGCTTCTTCTGGACAAAAGATTTCGGCAGTCCTTCATGGCATTTGCTGACAGGTTTCATATTCCTCCCCAAGCTCCAGTATTTGGGAATACATTTATGAGGAAATATTTCTTACGAAAACTTATATCATGAGAAAAATTCCAGGTTTagagaaaaattttcttaagctaaatgaagagggaaaaaaaacattgtttccATGTCCTGAATTCCATGGAGATTAATGGGGCCCTAAAGCCTAGAAGATATCTCCAagactccccccccccccaccccccgtTTTTTTGTAAATAGAATTGAAGAtgagaaataaaattaattgtttggAATAAAACTTCTTCTCTTTTCAATTACAGTTGTTTGGCTGGGGAGAGTGTGCATTTCTATGATGAGGTGCATGAGCTTGGCAAACTACCTGTAAATGACCCTGTAAGAAGGATCTACATGGCACGGTATATTATTGACAAGTACATAGTTGCAGGTTTGTGGtttgtggtttttattttgggaTTTGTATTCAAAgcaatttattttcaatatgCATTACCTCCGACTTAAAGTCTCATGCTAACCTTTGAATACAGCTCATATGGCTCTTTTGGGTTGCACGTGCCTCAAATATAGGAATTTTTAGGTAGCTGAAGCATTAATGTTGGTAGTGACTTCATCTAGAAAGATGTTCAACTGGTAGTTTTGGCAATCAGAGATGTTTGTACATTTTTACATCTTTAGAATTCTAACTACTTTTCCTATTCATCTTTTTATGAATCTGGCatgataattaaataaatggtGTCTACTATCCTCAGCTTAGATTGCTTCACGTGGAAAGCCATCATTGTGTATGCACCTTATTTGGTTTGGTTGTGAAAGATAAAAAACCTACCACTTGGCTTAACTTAAGCTTTAACCATTAAGCTACTTGAGATTAGATTGATTAATAGTGGGTTTGAGCTTTCTAATAAGATGAATAAATCAAGCTTGAGTAGCTTATTACTAGGATTGTTTCTAGTCCTACTTACAGGTGTCCAGTATCTTTATTATTTCCTCCCTTTATTTCCAATTATAAATGTCTATCTAAAATTTGGCAGCCTTCGCTCTGTATGCTTGTAGAAATCTGATTTGTTTGAAATCACCCATCATATGAGCAATTTTCTCCCATTTCCTCTTCCATGACAttgccattttttaaaatataatcatTACTTATAAATGCAAGTCTCTGGTAAATCTTTTACTATGAATTAGTAATTGAAGGTTGACGCCTGGTTTGTGTTTTCACtgtttaataaagaaatatggGTACATCACAATCATGTTTGTTATAGGACAGATCAGCTATGTGGCACCATGTGGGCTGCTATAGCCTGTTTCTTTCCATAGCCGGAAATGCACcctaattcttttttatatccTATTACCTTTGAAGCTTATGTGACTTATCTTTATCTGAtttcttttgattgatttataAAGGTGCGGCAAGGGAGGTAAACATTTCTCACCGAAGCCGACAAGAAATTTTGACTACTGCTGATCTTGCACACCCTAATCTCTTTAACAATGCACTAAATGAGGTGATGCAATTGATGAAAACGGTAGGTTATTTCCTTGCGTTTATATAATTTTACTGGTTCCTTTGGATTGGTACCATGtctgagtgttttttttttctccttcccCTCAAGAACTTGGCAAAAGATTACTGGTCATCCATGTACTTCATGAAGTTCAAAGAAGAAGCTAGTATGAGATCTAATGGCCTTGAGCTGGAACAGATGACAGGTTTGAACTTCTCTCCTAGGTTGAGTTCTGTACATGGTGCTGATGACCCCTTTCACCAAGAACACTTTTCTAAGGGCTCAGCCAATGATAGTCATGATTCGGACACACAATGAACCAAGAATTGTGAATAGTTGTGCACGTATCTAGAAACTCCCATTTTAACTCTTTCTCTGAAGTTTATACATTCTTTACCCGGACAAAATGGCTTGGAAAGccaataagaagaaaatggaaaataaaggaTGAGGGAAAGAAGATAGGTTGAACTGAGTAGCAACTGCAGGAACATGTTTTATGTATCATACCTGTACAGACATGTATTAAGCCTAAACCAAACTCACATATACCCTTGGTGAGGGTTGTAAATGAATCAAGCTATTTATGAACATTTCATGCTCAGttcaaaagaggaaaaaaaaaaaaaattcatgtttgaTTATTTAGCAAAAGAGCTTCAATCCTAACTCTAGGCTCGACTATTACACACGTCaaactcaaacataataatgtacTTGTGAGTATATGactcaatttatatatatatatatataaaatattatttgttatacgtgtaaaaaaaataataaataaataaataaaacttatataaACTTGATATTGTATTGTATAAGTTTGTAAATATGTTCATAATATGTCAAAttgttatttgtaatttattgataatagaaATAGTTCACTTTgtagtaaaactaaaaagtgtatataatttttaacaatttgaggttgataaatctttttttcttttttagaagttTATATACAAAAACCATTCTTTCTAATTAACTCGAGTAGCTCATGAAC contains these protein-coding regions:
- the LOC126718309 gene encoding regulator of G-protein signaling 1 isoform X2, with translation MQEFILLSRLLVPFLVHKVPRTKNSGFWIPIIHVFASFNLLLSIVVSVNFLKFTKRHWWQSCYVWAVWVEGPLGFGLLLSCRVTQAFQLYYIFVKRRLPPIRSYIFLPLILLPWIAGAAFIHMKKPLNKRCHMGTYWVIPTATLHTLYVAALVGFTGAIRHIEFRFDELKDLWWGILFSASSIGVWVTAYILNEIHDEISWLQIASRFLLLIMASILVQALFSLSSSQPLLTQISLRRKAPQEFETMGQALGIPDSGLLLQTEAVQVIDPNEPLDKLLLDKRFRQSFMAFADSCLAGESVHFYDEVHELGKLPVNDPVRRIYMARYIIDKYIVAGAAREVNISHRSRQEILTTADLAHPNLFNNALNEVMQLMKTNLAKDYWSSMYFMKFKEEASMRSNGLELEQMTGLNFSPRLSSVHGADDPFHQEHFSKGSANDSHDSDTQ
- the LOC126718309 gene encoding regulator of G-protein signaling 1 isoform X1, which produces MKMETCALVGGCVTDYIAIAISILSMILLLSRLLVPFLVHKVPRTKNSGFWIPIIHVFASFNLLLSIVVSVNFLKFTKRHWWQSCYVWAVWVEGPLGFGLLLSCRVTQAFQLYYIFVKRRLPPIRSYIFLPLILLPWIAGAAFIHMKKPLNKRCHMGTYWVIPTATLHTLYVAALVGFTGAIRHIEFRFDELKDLWWGILFSASSIGVWVTAYILNEIHDEISWLQIASRFLLLIMASILVQALFSLSSSQPLLTQISLRRKAPQEFETMGQALGIPDSGLLLQTEAVQVIDPNEPLDKLLLDKRFRQSFMAFADSCLAGESVHFYDEVHELGKLPVNDPVRRIYMARYIIDKYIVAGAAREVNISHRSRQEILTTADLAHPNLFNNALNEVMQLMKTNLAKDYWSSMYFMKFKEEASMRSNGLELEQMTGLNFSPRLSSVHGADDPFHQEHFSKGSANDSHDSDTQ